One window from the genome of Pirellulales bacterium encodes:
- a CDS encoding DUF1553 domain-containing protein produces MASTRTLQIIVGVSAVFAGRMAYAAAPAAAELEFFEKRVRPVLVEHCFECHSGGEKASKGGLRLDLREGWAAGGDSGPAVVPGKPDESLLIQAVRYDDTALQMPPDGKLPQTAIDDLVTWVARGAADPRTGTAAVKKAGAPLRSGDHWAYQPLAGPRPPETNDQVWPLDEVDRFLLAKLEEKQLHPAADAPPDALVRRLFFDLIGLPPTPEEIDAYVADASPDAYARLVDLLLASPEFGQRWGRHWLDVVRFGESMTLRGLVFRQAWRYRDYTIHTFNEDRPYDQFLREQVAGDLLPAESVDQRQRNLIATGFLAFGNVNLEEQDKAQLRMDVVDEQLDTIGKAFLAQTLGCARCHDHKFDPIPTRDYYALAGILRNTKTLEHANVSNWIETPLPLPPAEEQALARQEAAIAALEANIRTLSGSRRGVVPAKDLPGIVVDDRAAKRVGEWKLSQFNGSYIGDGYLHDLDQHKGQKTLTFLPQLPAAGLYEVRLAYTPGDNRATNTPVTVFSADGERLLHVNQRRGPPIDGRFISLGKFHFELNGQGFVIVANEATDGHVIADAVQFLPVDAAPSSSSVAADSTAVDRPNVADDLKRLERLLKQLKAEGPTRPKAMTVAEEKEIGDTNVHIRGNVHNLGERVPRGFLQAAGAGPSRPLPDDESGRLQLADWLVRRDNRLTARVMANRVWHWLFGTGIVRTTDNFGTAGEAPSHPELLDYLALRFMDEGWSVKKLVRRMVLSHAYRLSTVADERTKAADPENRLLARAPRRRLDAESLRDAMLLVAGRLERTAAGRTFPPGVSADYGYKHAEHCRSVFVPVFRNALPEVFKAFDFADPSTVTGVRTQSTTPQQALFFMNDPFVAGRSRQAAANLLSLAGLDDRGRVERAYRQAVGRLPSSLELEAALRFVSASGGHSTLDVWSQFWQVLFASLDFRYLD; encoded by the coding sequence ATGGCTTCAACGCGCACTCTTCAGATCATCGTCGGCGTGTCGGCGGTTTTTGCCGGCCGAATGGCTTACGCCGCGGCGCCGGCCGCCGCCGAGCTGGAGTTCTTCGAAAAGCGCGTGCGGCCGGTCCTGGTCGAGCATTGCTTCGAATGTCACAGCGGCGGCGAGAAAGCCAGCAAGGGCGGCCTGCGGCTCGACCTGCGCGAAGGTTGGGCCGCCGGCGGCGATTCCGGTCCCGCCGTCGTGCCGGGCAAGCCCGACGAAAGCCTGCTCATTCAAGCCGTCCGCTATGACGACACCGCACTGCAAATGCCGCCCGACGGCAAACTGCCGCAAACGGCCATCGACGACCTCGTGACGTGGGTCGCACGTGGCGCGGCCGATCCGCGGACCGGCACCGCGGCCGTCAAAAAGGCCGGCGCGCCCCTGCGAAGCGGCGACCATTGGGCTTACCAACCGCTCGCCGGTCCCCGCCCGCCCGAAACGAACGACCAAGTCTGGCCGCTCGACGAAGTCGACCGTTTTCTGCTCGCCAAACTCGAAGAGAAGCAATTGCACCCCGCCGCCGACGCCCCGCCCGATGCCCTGGTCCGCCGGCTTTTTTTCGACCTGATCGGCCTGCCGCCCACGCCCGAAGAGATCGACGCCTACGTCGCCGACGCTTCGCCCGACGCCTACGCGCGGCTCGTCGACTTGCTTCTCGCTTCGCCCGAGTTCGGCCAGCGTTGGGGGCGGCACTGGCTCGACGTGGTCCGCTTCGGCGAGTCGATGACGCTGCGCGGCCTGGTGTTTCGACAAGCCTGGCGCTATCGCGACTATACAATCCACACCTTCAACGAAGACCGGCCCTACGATCAGTTCCTCCGCGAGCAAGTGGCCGGCGACCTGCTGCCCGCCGAAAGCGTCGACCAGCGGCAGCGGAACCTGATTGCCACCGGCTTCCTGGCCTTCGGCAACGTCAATCTCGAAGAGCAAGACAAGGCCCAGTTGCGAATGGACGTGGTCGACGAGCAGCTCGACACGATCGGCAAGGCGTTCCTGGCCCAAACCCTCGGCTGCGCTCGCTGCCACGATCACAAGTTCGACCCGATTCCGACCCGCGACTACTACGCGCTGGCCGGCATTCTGCGGAACACGAAGACGCTCGAACACGCCAACGTCTCGAACTGGATCGAAACGCCGCTGCCGCTGCCACCGGCCGAAGAGCAGGCCCTCGCCCGGCAAGAGGCCGCGATCGCCGCGTTGGAGGCGAATATCAGGACGCTCAGCGGCTCGCGTCGTGGCGTCGTGCCGGCCAAAGACCTGCCGGGCATCGTCGTCGACGACCGCGCCGCCAAGCGCGTCGGCGAGTGGAAGCTGTCGCAGTTCAACGGCTCCTATATCGGCGACGGCTACCTGCACGATCTCGACCAGCACAAAGGCCAAAAGACGCTCACCTTTCTGCCGCAACTTCCGGCGGCCGGTCTTTACGAAGTGCGGCTGGCCTACACGCCGGGCGACAACCGCGCCACCAACACGCCGGTCACGGTCTTCAGCGCCGACGGCGAACGGCTGCTCCACGTCAACCAACGCCGCGGGCCGCCCATCGACGGCCGGTTCATCTCGCTGGGCAAATTTCATTTCGAATTGAACGGGCAGGGCTTCGTGATCGTGGCCAACGAAGCGACCGACGGGCACGTCATCGCCGACGCCGTGCAGTTCTTGCCCGTCGATGCCGCTCCATCGTCGTCATCGGTCGCGGCCGACTCGACCGCCGTCGACCGGCCTAACGTCGCCGACGATCTGAAGCGGCTGGAACGCCTGCTGAAACAGCTCAAGGCCGAGGGCCCGACGCGGCCCAAGGCGATGACCGTGGCCGAAGAGAAAGAGATCGGCGACACGAACGTCCATATCCGCGGCAACGTCCACAACCTGGGCGAGCGCGTGCCGCGCGGCTTTTTGCAGGCGGCCGGCGCGGGACCTTCGCGGCCGTTGCCCGACGACGAGAGCGGGCGACTTCAGCTCGCCGATTGGCTCGTGCGGCGCGACAACCGCCTCACCGCGCGGGTCATGGCCAATCGCGTCTGGCACTGGCTGTTCGGGACGGGCATCGTGCGGACGACCGATAATTTCGGCACGGCCGGCGAGGCCCCGTCGCACCCCGAGCTGCTCGATTACCTGGCGCTGCGTTTCATGGACGAAGGCTGGTCGGTCAAGAAACTCGTGCGGCGGATGGTGCTGTCGCACGCCTACCGGCTGTCGACCGTCGCCGACGAACGGACGAAGGCCGCCGATCCGGAAAACCGGCTGCTGGCGCGTGCTCCACGGCGCCGGCTGGACGCCGAGTCGCTGCGCGACGCGATGTTGCTCGTCGCCGGCCGGCTCGAACGGACCGCGGCCGGAAGAACTTTCCCGCCGGGCGTGTCGGCCGACTATGGCTACAAACACGCCGAGCATTGCCGCAGCGTGTTTGTGCCGGTCTTTCGCAACGCCTTGCCCGAAGTGTTCAAGGCGTTCGACTTCGCCGATCCGAGCACGGTGACGGGCGTGCGGACGCAAAGCACGACGCCGCAACAGGCGTTGTTCTTCATGAACGACCCCTTCGTGGCGGGCCGCTCGCGGCAGGCGGCGGCCAACTTGCTGAGTCTCGCCGGTCTTGACGACCGCGGCCGCGTCGAGCGTGCTTATCGACAGGCTGTCGGCCGTTTGCCGAGTTCGCTCGAGTTGGAAGCCGCCCTGCGGTTCGTTTCTGCATCGGGCGGCCACTCGACGCTCGACGTCTGGTCGCAGTTCTGGCAAGTGCTGTTCGCGTCGCTCGATTTTAGATACTTAGATTAA
- a CDS encoding sulfatase-like hydrolase/transferase, translating into MDRLSVSGVVTVLTRVVVATAMVGFSHLAASCAEPARPPNVVLIVADDLGWADLGCYGSKYHRTPQLDRLAAGGRRFTQAYAACPVCSPTRASLMTGKTPGRLHLTDWLPGRRDMPTQRLLRPQLRQQLPLEEVTVAEVFSDAGYATAHVGKWHLGGAGYEPTRQGFDVNVAGDARGSPASYFAPFGKGDRAIPGLADAPAGEYLTDRLTDEALRLIENNRARPFFLYLAHYAVHIPLAAKSDLQSHYAPWDGVPHGRQENPIYAAMLESVDEGVGRILARLAELELAERTIVIFTSDNGGLATREGPHTPATINAPLREGKGWLYEGGVRVPLIVSWPGHIGPGVVETPVFSGDVPVTALALCGQKFPVAVDGVDLTALVLDDKPPLPARSLYWHYPHYANQGSRPGGAVRDGDWKLIEFYETGRRELFNLARDPSESKNLAADEPEQVERLAAKLAAWRREIDAQMPSPNPDYMPNPADKQGVIVLPARTADVHGVMLRYEPLPHKNTLGYWVRPDDWAEWQFDVPEPGEYRVEALVGCGDGSGGSKVRFRAAEQTREFVVPETGGFQQFESFVIGKLTFARAGRYQLEVRAVSKLGPAVMDLREVKLTPRGAE; encoded by the coding sequence ATGGATCGACTAAGCGTGTCAGGTGTCGTCACGGTGTTAACGCGGGTTGTCGTGGCGACGGCGATGGTTGGTTTTTCGCACTTGGCGGCGTCTTGTGCCGAACCGGCAAGGCCGCCCAACGTGGTGCTGATCGTCGCCGATGACCTGGGCTGGGCCGACCTGGGCTGTTACGGCAGCAAGTATCATCGCACGCCGCAGCTCGATCGGCTGGCGGCCGGCGGCCGGCGATTCACGCAGGCCTACGCAGCCTGCCCGGTCTGTTCGCCGACCCGCGCGTCGCTGATGACGGGCAAAACGCCGGGCCGTTTGCATCTCACGGACTGGTTGCCGGGCCGCCGTGATATGCCGACGCAGCGGCTGTTGCGGCCGCAGCTTCGCCAGCAGTTGCCGTTGGAAGAAGTGACGGTCGCCGAAGTGTTCAGCGACGCCGGCTACGCCACGGCCCACGTCGGCAAGTGGCACCTGGGCGGCGCCGGCTACGAGCCGACGCGGCAGGGGTTCGATGTGAACGTGGCGGGCGACGCACGCGGATCGCCGGCCAGCTACTTCGCGCCGTTCGGCAAGGGCGACCGCGCGATCCCCGGCCTCGCCGACGCCCCCGCGGGCGAGTATCTCACCGACCGACTGACCGACGAAGCGCTGCGGTTGATCGAGAACAACCGCGCGCGGCCGTTCTTCTTGTACCTGGCGCACTATGCGGTGCATATTCCGCTGGCCGCCAAGAGCGACCTCCAATCGCATTACGCGCCTTGGGACGGCGTTCCGCACGGCCGGCAGGAGAATCCGATCTACGCCGCCATGCTCGAAAGCGTCGACGAAGGCGTGGGCCGCATCCTGGCCAGGCTGGCGGAACTTGAACTTGCCGAACGCACGATCGTGATCTTCACCAGCGACAACGGCGGACTGGCGACCCGCGAAGGACCCCACACCCCGGCGACGATCAACGCTCCGCTGCGTGAAGGCAAGGGCTGGTTGTATGAAGGCGGCGTGCGCGTTCCGCTGATTGTCTCCTGGCCCGGACATATCGGGCCGGGCGTGGTGGAGACGCCGGTGTTCAGCGGCGACGTGCCGGTGACCGCGCTGGCCTTGTGCGGGCAAAAGTTCCCGGTGGCCGTCGATGGCGTCGACCTGACCGCGCTCGTCCTGGACGACAAGCCGCCGCTGCCTGCCCGGTCGCTGTATTGGCATTATCCGCATTACGCCAACCAAGGAAGCCGGCCGGGCGGAGCGGTCCGCGACGGCGATTGGAAGCTGATCGAGTTCTACGAAACCGGGCGGCGCGAGTTGTTCAATCTGGCCCGCGATCCGAGCGAGTCCAAGAACCTGGCCGCAGACGAGCCGGAGCAAGTCGAGCGGCTGGCGGCCAAGTTGGCTGCCTGGCGACGCGAGATCGACGCGCAGATGCCGTCGCCGAATCCCGACTACATGCCGAACCCGGCCGACAAGCAGGGTGTGATTGTGTTGCCCGCTCGCACGGCCGACGTGCATGGCGTGATGCTGCGTTACGAGCCGTTGCCGCACAAGAACACGCTGGGTTACTGGGTGCGGCCCGACGATTGGGCCGAGTGGCAATTCGACGTGCCCGAACCGGGCGAGTATCGCGTCGAGGCGCTGGTCGGCTGCGGCGACGGCAGCGGCGGCAGCAAGGTGCGGTTCCGCGCGGCCGAGCAGACGAGGGAGTTCGTCGTGCCCGAAACCGGCGGCTTTCAGCAGTTCGAGTCGTTTGTGATCGGCAAGCTGACGTTCGCTCGCGCGGGGCGGTATCAGCTTGAAGTGCGTGCCGTTAGCAAGCTCGGCCCGGCGGTGATGGATTTACGCGAAGTGAAGCTGACGCCCCGCGGAGCGGAGTGA
- a CDS encoding PVC-type heme-binding CxxCH protein yields MSAMTVARASLVACSLCVGVCLFHFFAPPAEAQTANSDDFSSELPRIPPVEPDRTLETFTVQPGYRVELVAAEPLVNDPVAAAFDENGRLYVVEMRGYSEEADELLSRVRLLKDTDGDGRFEESLVFVDKLSWPTAIVCYDGGVFIGDAPDILYCKDTDGDGRADERKTVFTGFSKANVQGLLNSFHWGLDNRIHGATSTSGGSVRRADDPQAKPVNLNGRDFAFDPRTRELVATSGGAQHGMSFDAWGRKFDCSNSDHIQQVMYDDRYIARNPYLSAPGPRKSIAADGPQAEVFRTSPVEPWRIVRTRLRVSGAAPGPIEGGGRAAGYFTGATGVTIYKGDAWDTGGEEWAIIGDVGSNLVHRKRLEANGLEFVARRIDEKSEFVSSRDLWFRPAQFMNVPDGALYILDVYREVIEHPASLPPMIKRHLDLTSGRDRGRIYRIAPDGFQPRKPPALGRATTADLVALLEHPNAWHRETASRLLWQRQDKTAVPLLEKLVKESPSPLGRMHACYALAGLKSLGSAALVRGLGDEHAGVREHCVKLAEPAMNESDELADRVVAMVDDDDLRVRYQLAFSLGDLKSPRRLTALAALARRDAGDRWMRLAIQSSLGEGADQVLSQLAADAAFRQSDSGMTFLDSLARQIGTANRQAELQATLRTIDELAKTDATAAGAIVRGLAAGLTARGAKLETALTGESATAARRIIGQLLASARTTAADQNQAVNRRVSAIDTLALAPLAEVEDDLTGLVHGRQPQEVQRAALRTLGRFNGPAVATIVLGAWPGLGPTVRGAAADVLFSRPAWIATLFDAVERGEINANDLDAARLKLLASHSDAAIRERAKKLFASLAIGRRQDVVEAYRDVLTTPGDAGRGKATFKKICAACHRVEGVGQEIGPNLATVKSRGADAILVNLLDPSREVNPQFVNYVLLTDDGRSLTGMIAAETATSVTLRRAEGASDTVLRVNIDELRSTGLSLMPDGMEKQLTKQEMADLIAYLLSAG; encoded by the coding sequence ATGTCCGCGATGACTGTTGCCCGTGCTTCTCTCGTTGCCTGCTCTCTGTGTGTCGGTGTCTGTTTGTTCCATTTCTTCGCGCCGCCGGCGGAGGCGCAAACGGCCAACAGCGACGACTTCAGCTCCGAGTTGCCGCGGATTCCGCCCGTTGAGCCGGACCGGACGCTCGAAACTTTTACCGTGCAGCCCGGCTACCGCGTCGAGCTGGTGGCGGCCGAACCGCTGGTCAACGATCCCGTGGCGGCGGCCTTCGATGAGAACGGCCGGCTGTATGTGGTCGAAATGCGGGGATACTCCGAAGAGGCCGACGAGCTGCTCAGCCGCGTGCGATTGCTCAAAGACACCGACGGCGACGGGCGATTCGAGGAAAGCCTGGTGTTCGTCGATAAGCTGAGTTGGCCGACGGCGATCGTGTGCTACGACGGCGGCGTGTTTATCGGCGATGCCCCCGACATTCTCTATTGCAAAGACACCGACGGCGACGGCCGGGCGGACGAGCGAAAGACCGTATTCACCGGCTTCAGCAAGGCCAACGTGCAGGGCCTATTGAACTCGTTTCACTGGGGCCTCGACAACCGCATCCACGGCGCCACCAGCACCTCCGGCGGCAGCGTCCGTCGGGCAGACGATCCGCAGGCCAAACCGGTAAACCTGAACGGCCGCGACTTCGCCTTCGATCCCCGCACTCGCGAACTAGTGGCCACCAGCGGCGGCGCCCAGCACGGCATGAGCTTCGACGCCTGGGGACGCAAATTCGATTGCTCCAACAGCGATCACATTCAGCAAGTGATGTACGACGACCGCTACATCGCCCGAAACCCGTATCTCAGCGCCCCCGGCCCGCGGAAGAGCATCGCGGCCGACGGCCCGCAGGCGGAAGTGTTTCGCACCAGCCCGGTCGAGCCGTGGCGGATTGTGCGCACGCGGCTGCGCGTGTCGGGCGCCGCGCCGGGACCGATCGAAGGCGGCGGCCGCGCGGCAGGCTACTTCACCGGCGCCACCGGCGTGACCATCTATAAGGGAGACGCCTGGGACACCGGCGGCGAAGAGTGGGCCATCATCGGCGACGTGGGCAGCAATCTCGTTCACCGCAAACGCCTGGAAGCCAACGGGCTGGAGTTCGTCGCCCGACGCATCGACGAGAAATCGGAGTTCGTCAGCTCGCGCGACCTATGGTTCCGTCCGGCCCAGTTTATGAACGTGCCGGACGGCGCGCTCTACATCCTCGATGTTTACCGCGAGGTGATCGAGCACCCGGCCAGCCTGCCGCCGATGATCAAGCGGCATCTCGACCTGACGAGCGGCCGCGACCGCGGGCGGATCTATCGCATCGCGCCGGACGGCTTTCAGCCGCGCAAACCACCCGCCTTGGGCCGGGCAACGACGGCCGACCTTGTGGCCTTGCTCGAACATCCCAATGCCTGGCATCGCGAAACGGCGTCGCGGTTGCTTTGGCAGCGGCAGGACAAAACGGCCGTGCCGCTGTTGGAAAAACTGGTCAAAGAGTCGCCATCGCCGCTGGGAAGGATGCACGCCTGCTATGCGCTGGCCGGGTTGAAGTCGCTTGGCAGCGCGGCGCTCGTTCGCGGCCTTGGTGACGAGCATGCGGGCGTGCGAGAGCACTGCGTAAAGCTCGCCGAGCCGGCGATGAACGAATCGGACGAGCTTGCCGATCGCGTCGTGGCGATGGTCGACGACGACGACTTGCGGGTGCGCTACCAGTTGGCGTTTTCGCTGGGCGACCTGAAATCGCCGCGGAGGCTGACGGCGCTGGCGGCGCTGGCCCGCCGCGATGCGGGCGATCGTTGGATGCGATTGGCGATCCAAAGCTCCTTGGGCGAGGGCGCGGACCAAGTGTTGAGTCAATTGGCCGCCGACGCGGCGTTTCGGCAAAGCGATTCGGGCATGACATTCCTCGACTCGCTTGCCAGGCAGATCGGCACGGCCAATCGGCAGGCCGAGCTGCAAGCGACCTTGCGAACGATCGACGAGCTTGCCAAGACGGACGCCACGGCGGCCGGCGCCATCGTGCGTGGCCTGGCGGCGGGACTGACGGCGCGGGGGGCGAAGCTGGAGACGGCGTTGACCGGCGAGAGCGCGACGGCTGCCCGGCGCATCATCGGACAGTTGCTTGCGTCGGCGCGGACGACGGCCGCGGATCAGAACCAGGCCGTCAACCGCCGCGTGTCCGCGATTGACACCTTGGCCTTGGCGCCGTTGGCCGAAGTGGAGGACGATCTGACGGGTCTGGTCCACGGGCGGCAGCCGCAAGAGGTGCAGAGGGCGGCGTTGCGGACGCTGGGTCGCTTCAACGGTCCGGCGGTGGCGACGATCGTGCTTGGGGCCTGGCCGGGGCTTGGTCCGACGGTGCGCGGCGCGGCGGCCGACGTGCTATTTTCGCGGCCGGCATGGATTGCCACCTTGTTCGACGCCGTCGAGCGCGGCGAGATCAACGCCAACGATCTCGACGCGGCGCGGCTCAAGCTGCTCGCATCTCACAGCGACGCGGCCATCCGGGAACGCGCAAAGAAGCTGTTTGCGTCGTTGGCCATCGGTCGTCGGCAGGACGTGGTGGAGGCGTACCGCGACGTGTTAACGACGCCCGGCGATGCGGGGCGCGGCAAGGCGACGTTCAAGAAAATCTGCGCGGCGTGTCATCGGGTGGAAGGCGTCGGGCAGGAGATCGGGCCGAACCTGGCCACGGTCAAGAGCCGCGGCGCCGACGCGATTCTGGTGAACCTGCTCGACCCCAGCCGCGAGGTAAACCCGCAATTCGTCAACTACGTGCTCTTGACCGACGACGGCCGCTCATTGACCGGTATGATTGCCGCGGAGACGGCCACCAGCGTCACGCTGCGCCGCGCCGAAGGGGCCAGCGACACGGTGTTGCGGGTGAACATCGACGAGCTGCGCAGCACCGGCTTATCGCTCATGCCGGATGGGATGGAGAAGCAGCTCACGAAGCAGGAGATGGCGGATTTGATCGCGTATTTGTTGAGTGCGGGTTAA
- a CDS encoding type II toxin-antitoxin system VapC family toxin, whose product MAAYFFDSSALAKRYINELGSAWVRGVTAPASGNNIHALQLVELEVVSAIARRRKGGSLTAAAAATAIARLSHEVRHDYILLGISDPLIVEALMLADRHELRAYDALHLAAAIDLNRSRAAWAQPALTLVSADLELNAAAIANGFVVEDPNAHP is encoded by the coding sequence TTGGCGGCCTATTTCTTCGACAGTAGTGCTCTGGCGAAACGCTACATCAACGAGTTGGGCAGCGCCTGGGTTCGCGGCGTTACCGCTCCCGCGTCGGGCAACAACATTCATGCGCTCCAACTCGTTGAGTTGGAAGTCGTGTCGGCGATTGCTCGGCGTCGGAAGGGCGGTAGCTTGACGGCGGCCGCCGCGGCGACCGCAATCGCTCGTCTCTCGCATGAGGTTCGCCATGATTACATTCTGCTGGGGATTTCTGACCCGCTGATCGTAGAGGCATTGATGCTCGCTGATCGGCACGAGCTCCGGGCCTACGATGCCTTGCACCTCGCCGCGGCAATCGACCTTAATCGATCGCGCGCCGCGTGGGCCCAACCGGCTCTGACTCTGGTCTCCGCCGATCTCGAACTCAACGCGGCAGCCATTGCCAATGGCTTCGTCGTCGAAGACCCTAACGCTCATCCATAA
- a CDS encoding DUF433 domain-containing protein yields the protein MNASELRRKPSTACVEANSRKCSGVFVLKGTRFPLSQLFGELAEGRSVRSIAKGFDLDEEQMSTFLHALAVCLDARVAHD from the coding sequence TTGAACGCATCCGAGCTGCGGCGGAAACCATCGACCGCTTGCGTCGAGGCGAACAGCCGCAAGTGCAGCGGTGTGTTTGTTCTGAAGGGAACGCGGTTCCCGCTGTCCCAGTTGTTCGGCGAGCTCGCCGAGGGGAGGAGTGTCCGATCGATCGCCAAGGGGTTCGATCTCGACGAAGAGCAAATGAGCACGTTCCTGCACGCCTTGGCGGTATGTTTGGACGCTCGCGTGGCCCATGATTGA
- a CDS encoding neutral/alkaline non-lysosomal ceramidase N-terminal domain-containing protein: protein MAKAKITPERLMWMSGYGARNKPAEGTSLDLWAKALVLEDPRGHRAALVTLDLVGIARDLSQAVCDTLRQKHGLERSQVMLAVSHTHCGPVVGRNLSAMYFLDRQQLQYVDDYAARLEETLVGLVGEAIGRLAPCSLAWGNGQATFAGNRRNNNEAEVPQRRAEGRLVGPVDYDVPVLAVRDDRRRLVAVLFGYACHATVLNDYQWSGDYPGYAQRALEASRPDMTALFWAGCGADQNPVPRQKQAYAEEYGRQLAAAVERVLAGVMPPVEGELATSYREIALPYAQLPTHEDLVRQTESSNKYEAQRGRILLAQVDAGRPLSPTYPYPVQCWRLGRDVRLIALGGEVVVDYALRLKAELGRERTWVAGYTNDVMAYIPSRRVLAEGGYEGGGAMVYYGLPTVWSPEVEELIVREVQAQAANEQASH, encoded by the coding sequence GTGGCCAAGGCCAAGATCACGCCAGAGCGGTTGATGTGGATGTCGGGCTATGGCGCCCGCAACAAGCCGGCCGAAGGAACCAGCCTCGACCTGTGGGCCAAGGCGCTGGTGCTGGAAGATCCGCGGGGACATCGCGCGGCGCTCGTGACGCTCGATCTGGTGGGCATCGCCCGAGATCTGTCTCAGGCCGTTTGCGACACATTGCGGCAGAAGCACGGCCTGGAGCGGTCGCAAGTCATGCTGGCAGTGTCGCACACGCACTGCGGTCCCGTCGTGGGTCGCAATCTGAGCGCAATGTACTTTCTCGATCGGCAGCAATTGCAATATGTCGACGACTATGCGGCCCGCTTGGAAGAAACGCTGGTCGGCTTGGTGGGTGAAGCAATCGGACGATTGGCGCCATGTTCGCTGGCTTGGGGAAATGGCCAGGCGACGTTCGCGGGCAATCGCCGCAACAACAATGAGGCCGAGGTGCCGCAGCGCCGGGCCGAAGGCCGCTTGGTCGGGCCGGTCGATTACGACGTGCCCGTGCTGGCGGTGCGCGATGACCGGCGGCGGTTGGTGGCCGTGTTGTTCGGCTACGCCTGTCACGCCACCGTGCTCAATGATTATCAGTGGTCGGGCGATTACCCCGGCTACGCGCAACGGGCGTTGGAAGCGTCGCGCCCGGACATGACGGCCCTGTTTTGGGCGGGCTGCGGCGCCGACCAGAACCCGGTGCCGCGCCAAAAGCAGGCCTACGCCGAAGAGTACGGCCGGCAACTCGCCGCGGCGGTCGAGCGCGTGCTGGCCGGCGTGATGCCGCCGGTGGAAGGCGAACTGGCGACGAGCTATCGTGAAATCGCACTTCCTTATGCCCAACTGCCGACCCACGAAGACTTGGTGCGGCAGACCGAATCGTCGAACAAATACGAAGCGCAGCGGGGCCGCATCTTGCTGGCCCAAGTCGACGCCGGGCGGCCGCTCAGCCCGACCTATCCCTATCCCGTGCAATGCTGGCGACTGGGCCGCGACGTGCGGCTGATCGCGCTGGGCGGCGAGGTGGTGGTCGATTATGCCCTGCGGCTCAAAGCCGAGTTGGGCCGCGAGCGGACTTGGGTGGCCGGATATACCAACGACGTGATGGCTTATATTCCCTCGCGCCGCGTGCTGGCCGAGGGCGGCTATGAGGGCGGCGGCGCGATGGTCTACTACGGCCTGCCGACCGTCTGGTCGCCGGAAGTCGAAGAATTGATCGTCCGAGAAGTGCAGGCACAAGCGGCCAACGAGCAGGCCAGCCATTGA
- a CDS encoding arylamine N-acetyltransferase, whose protein sequence is MTDLPAAALDLDAYFRRIGYTGPRQATPEVLDAVHLAHATSIPFENLDIQLGRPIGIDLASIQAKLVKARRGGYCFEQNTLLAAVLERLGFHVTPLAARVRLGAHRVLPRTHMMLMVDVAGQAWLADVGFGTGGLLEPIRLRPGGVSRQFGWSFRLVEERGVWVLESLREGAWQPLYVFTLEPHYALDFEMANHYVSTHPASRFVQTLAVQRQTPEACYLLRNRELTVIKDGNSDCRQIVDAEALLAVLAETFGLEFPPGTRFRCLSDET, encoded by the coding sequence ATGACGGATCTCCCCGCAGCCGCTCTCGATCTCGACGCCTATTTTCGCCGTATAGGCTACACCGGACCGCGCCAGGCGACGCCGGAGGTGCTCGACGCGGTCCACCTGGCGCACGCGACCAGCATTCCCTTCGAGAATCTCGATATTCAACTCGGCCGGCCGATTGGAATCGATCTGGCCAGCATCCAAGCCAAACTGGTCAAGGCACGGCGTGGCGGCTACTGCTTCGAGCAAAACACGCTGCTGGCGGCCGTGCTCGAGCGGCTTGGCTTTCACGTCACGCCCTTGGCGGCGCGCGTGCGGTTGGGCGCCCATCGCGTGCTGCCGCGGACGCACATGATGCTCATGGTCGACGTCGCGGGCCAGGCCTGGCTGGCGGACGTCGGTTTCGGCACCGGCGGCCTGCTCGAGCCGATTCGTCTGCGGCCGGGCGGGGTCTCGCGGCAGTTCGGCTGGAGCTTCCGGCTGGTCGAAGAGCGTGGCGTTTGGGTGCTCGAATCGTTGCGAGAAGGAGCGTGGCAGCCTCTGTATGTCTTTACGCTCGAGCCGCATTATGCCCTCGACTTCGAGATGGCCAACCACTACGTTTCGACGCACCCGGCGTCGCGGTTCGTGCAGACGCTGGCGGTGCAGAGACAAACGCCCGAGGCCTGCTACCTGCTGCGCAACCGCGAGTTGACCGTGATCAAAGACGGCAACAGCGACTGCCGCCAGATCGTCGACGCCGAGGCTCTGTTGGCGGTGTTGGCCGAGACGTTCGGTCTGGAGTTTCCGCCCGGCACACGGTTCCGCTGCCTGAGCGATGAGACATAA